In Caproicibacterium amylolyticum, a genomic segment contains:
- a CDS encoding carbohydrate ABC transporter substrate-binding protein, translated as MKGTKRTTRWAAAALAAALTVSMAGCTGGGTSSSKGSTAASKDASSAQSTAAAAKEGKTLNIWCWNDEFQGQFNKFYPNVKEVAKDKSTTTLKDGTVVKWTINPNDNNNYQNKLDQALLSQNSAAPDDKIDMFLVEADYALKYVDSDYTLDVKKDVGLTDNDLSNQYQYTKDIVTTKDGVQKGTSWQATPGLYAYRRSIAKSVLGTDDPDKVQEQLSDWDKFNSVAAKAHDKGYKMLSGYDDSYRVFSNNVAAPWVSGTTVTVDSNLMNWVKQTKDYTDKGYNNKTSLWDDKWQADQGPSGKVFGFFYSTWGINFTLVGNSLKTPTKEGGKEEVGNGIYGDYAVCKGPQNYYWGGTWMCAAKGSDNLGTTKDIMQSLTCNKDVMKTITEKSQDYTNNKAAMEEIANSDFKSKFLGGQNHIKLFSEVAPKIDMSKAGSYDQGMNEGLQTAFKDYFTGNATIDKAKENFKKIVTEKYPELTEIKWPS; from the coding sequence ATGAAAGGTACGAAAAGAACAACCAGATGGGCAGCCGCAGCGCTGGCCGCAGCACTAACCGTTTCGATGGCAGGCTGTACCGGCGGCGGAACCAGCAGTTCTAAGGGCAGCACCGCTGCTTCCAAAGATGCAAGCTCCGCGCAAAGCACCGCAGCCGCCGCTAAAGAAGGCAAAACGCTGAACATCTGGTGCTGGAATGATGAATTCCAGGGACAGTTCAACAAATTTTATCCCAATGTTAAGGAGGTTGCCAAGGATAAATCCACCACTACCCTAAAAGATGGCACAGTTGTTAAGTGGACCATTAATCCAAACGATAACAACAACTATCAGAACAAGCTGGATCAGGCGCTGCTTTCACAGAACTCCGCCGCTCCCGATGACAAAATTGATATGTTCCTCGTGGAAGCTGACTACGCATTAAAGTATGTGGACAGTGACTACACGCTGGACGTCAAAAAAGACGTCGGTCTAACAGATAACGACCTTTCCAACCAGTATCAGTACACCAAAGACATTGTAACAACAAAGGATGGCGTACAAAAAGGTACCTCCTGGCAGGCTACTCCTGGCCTGTACGCTTACCGCCGTTCCATTGCAAAAAGTGTTCTGGGTACAGATGACCCGGACAAAGTACAGGAACAGCTTTCTGATTGGGATAAATTCAATAGTGTCGCTGCAAAGGCACATGACAAAGGCTACAAGATGCTTTCCGGTTATGATGACAGCTACCGTGTCTTTTCAAACAATGTTGCCGCACCGTGGGTAAGCGGCACCACCGTAACAGTAGATTCTAACCTGATGAACTGGGTAAAACAGACGAAAGATTACACCGACAAAGGATACAATAACAAGACTTCCCTGTGGGACGACAAATGGCAGGCAGACCAAGGCCCAAGCGGTAAAGTCTTCGGCTTCTTCTACTCCACCTGGGGCATTAACTTTACATTGGTTGGCAATTCCCTGAAAACACCAACTAAAGAAGGCGGCAAAGAAGAAGTCGGCAATGGCATCTACGGTGATTATGCAGTCTGCAAGGGCCCACAAAACTACTACTGGGGCGGCACTTGGATGTGCGCAGCAAAGGGCAGCGATAATCTCGGCACCACCAAGGACATTATGCAGTCTCTGACCTGCAACAAAGATGTCATGAAAACCATCACAGAAAAATCGCAGGACTACACGAACAATAAAGCTGCTATGGAAGAAATTGCAAACAGCGACTTTAAGTCCAAATTCCTCGGCGGACAAAACCATATCAAGCTTTTCTCAGAAGTTGCTCCGAAAATCGATATGAGCAAGGCTGGTTCTTACGACCAAGGTATGAATGAAGGTTTGCAGACAGCCTTTAAGGACTACTTCACCGGAAACGCTACAATTGACAAAGCAAAGGAAAACTTCAAGAAAATCGTTACCGAAAAGTATCCGGAGCTGACGGAAATCAAGTGGCCTTCTTAA